Proteins co-encoded in one Prunus persica cultivar Lovell chromosome G6, Prunus_persica_NCBIv2, whole genome shotgun sequence genomic window:
- the LOC18774200 gene encoding calmodulin-like protein 8: MIKHSMGEVLTEQQIAEFQEAFCLLDMDGDGCITIEELGTALKSLDQHPTEEELQNMISEIDADGNGTIEFGEFLHLMARKIQENEVDAELREAFKVFDKDQDGYISPNELRHVMINLGERLTDEEVEQMIREADLDGDGLVNYDEFVRMMLAF; this comes from the exons ATGATCAAACACAGCATGGGAGAGGTCTTAACTGAACAACAGATTGCTGAGTTTCAGGAAGCTTTCTGTCTTCTTGACATGGATGGAGATG GCTGCATTACCATTGAAGAACTGGGGACTGCGCTCAAATCATTGGATCAACATCCTACGGAAGAAGAGCTGCAGAATATGATAAGCGAAATCGATGCTGATGGGAATGGAACCATAGAGTTTGGGGAGTTCTTGCATCTCATGGCAAGAAAAATTCAG GAAAATGAGGTGGATGCAGAATTGAGAGAAGCTTTCAAAGTTTTTGACAAGGATCAGGATGGCTACATTTCACCTAATGAG TTGAGGCATGTGATGATTAATCTTGGAGAAAGACTGACAGACGAAGAGGTAGAGCAAATGATCAGAGAAGCAGATTTGGATGGTGATGGCTTAGTCAATTATGATGAATTTGTGAGAATGATGTtagcattttga
- the LOC109949762 gene encoding uncharacterized protein LOC109949762: MGKRGGAKRKAGHIEMDEATHLNKPSKQDNARPLPKRRRLKEKPCHSDEPRNLEDLWKAAFPVCTSWYHVDSVYNEFKWDFSHLEQAFQEGGKLHHHEINANNDNNKKFYLFGTTEIHKQDVGEYVLIPVVVAIVSASPPCHQLGFDVTDYDMPGANERVIIPMKKLKMDWIPYIPVHKRQAKVERLMKRSPQIFVLGCTQRKVALEHINSDRCLKIQYSVPCLHGHHHDGNEVDKTNTRPLSPLREFLLEQVIQEDEFLPQERKDFLMGYVREQLFEAKRAANKKTTIYKFYPLPTPHTPRLRHKFAGINNFCPDADEVL; encoded by the coding sequence atGGGGAAAAGAGGAGGAGCTAAGAGGAAGGCCGGCCACATAGAGATGGACGAGGCCACCCACCTGAACAAGCCGTCTAAGCAAGACAACGCTCGGCCATTGCCAAAGCGGCGGCGGCTCAAGGAGAAGCCCTGCCACTCCGATGAGCCCCGCAACCTGGAGGATCTATGGAAGGCTGCCTTTCCTGTTTGTACTTCATGGTATCACGTGGACTCTGTCTACAACGAATTCAAGTGGGATTTCTCCCATCTTGAACAAGCATTCCAAGAGGGAGGAAAGCTGCATCATCATGAGATCAATGCCAACAacgacaacaacaaaaaattctaTCTGTTCGGAACAACCGAAATTCATAAACAAGATGTCGGAGAATATGTTTTGATCCCTGTGGTGGTAGCCATTGTATCAGCTTCCCCGCCTTGCCATCAACTAGGCTTTGACGTAACTGATTATGACATGCCGGGAGCCAATGAACGAGTTATAATTCCAATGAAAAAGCTCAAGATGGATTGGATCCCCTACATTCCTGTCCACAAGAGACAAGCCAAAGTTGAGAGACTCATGAAGAGATCTCCTCAGATATTTGTGTTGGGCTGCACTCAAAGAAAGGTTGCTTTAGAACACATCAACTCAGATCGTTGCCTCAAAATTCAATACTCTGTGCCCTGTTTACATGGTCATCATCATGATGGGAATGAGGTTGATAAGACTAATACTAGACCGTTGAGTCCACTGAGGGAGTTCCTCCTTGAGCAGGTGATACAAGAAGATGAATTTTTACCTCAAGAAAGAAAGGATTTCCTGATGGGGTATGTCAGGGAGCAACTCTTTGAAGCAAAGAGAGCAGctaataaaaaaacgacgatTTACAAGTTCTACCCCCTACCAACACCGCACACTCCTCGCCTTAGGCACAAGTTTGCCGGCATCAACAACTTTTGCCCGGACGCTGATGAGGTTCTGTGA
- the LOC18775464 gene encoding uncharacterized protein LOC18775464 produces MSDGALTVLDGNHLRAIDLSLPEAEVSLTGAQVLDLADSKASSSLFGLSLPQSLKSSALKRISLQDDDVFRLKELDREQALKVITDYITAIADELKDDPLVISVLDGYTLRLFLEDEDDFAMLAENLFTDLDVEDTGKINKNEIRNALVHMGVEMGVPPISEFPPLSDILKKHKADGEEELGQAQFAELLQPVLQELSEALAKKHFVTIQNIKIVNGSKLRKLLADEKQLNIIVEKILADGSGNTEKIRSFLEKTGTELGLPPSEANEAVALLYDAVFADLEEAGEDKFGNLVKQILEKFAEQLEASPVFHDI; encoded by the exons atgtCGGACGGAGCTTTAACGGTCCTCGACGGGAACCACCTGAGAGCCATCGACCTTTCTCTGCCGGAAGCTGAGGTCAGCCTCACTGGAGCTCAGGTCCTCGACCTCGCCGACTCCAAAGCCTCCTCGTCTCTCTTCGGCCTCTCCTTGCCTCAGAGCCTCAAGTCCTCTGCTCTGAAACGCATCAGCCTTCAAGACGACGACGTCTTCCGCCTCAAGGAGCTAGATCGCGAGCAGGCTCTGAAGGTGATCACGGACTACATCACAGCGATCGCCGATGAATTAAAAG ATGATCCACTTGTCATATCTGTCTTGGATGGATACACTCTTCGACTGTTTTTAGAGGATGAGGATGATTTTGCAATGCTAGCAGAGAATCTGTTCACTGATCTGGATGTAGAAGACACAGGAAAGATCAACAAGAATGAGATCCGGAATGCACTTGTTCACATGGGAGTTGAGATGGGCGTTCCTCCCATTTCAG AATTTCCTCCTCTAAGTGATATCTTGAAGAAACACAAAGCTGATGGGGAAGAAGAACTGGGCCAAGCACAATTTGCTGAATTACTCCAGCCTGTCCTACAAGAACTATCAGAGGCCCTGGCAAAAAAGCATTTTGTTACTATCCAGAACATCAAGATTGTCAATGGTTCCAAGCTAAGAAAG CTTTTGGCAGATGAGAAGCAATTGAACATTATCGTAGAGAAGATATTGGCGGATGGCTCGGGGAACACAGAAAAAATCAGAAGTTTTCTTGAAAAAACTGGGACAGAGTTGGGCTTGCCACCATCCGAAGCAAACGAGGCAGTGGCCCTTTTGTATGATGCAGTGTTTGCTGATTTAGAGGAAGCAGGTGAGGATAAATTTGGAAATCTTGTGAAGCAGATCCTGGAGAAATTTGCAGAGCAGCTAGAAGCAAGCCCTGTTTTTCATGATATTTGA